From a region of the Coprococcus comes ATCC 27758 genome:
- a CDS encoding sporulation initiation factor Spo0A C-terminal domain-containing protein yields MYDVRHVLRKAGLRSTYSGYNYLASAVALVLKDQEFYLKNVTSNLYRVVGEQYGVSNMCVEAAIRTMINSYWNQNSNKILSPLLGYPVFDKPTASEFISMLADYIQDHSSR; encoded by the coding sequence ATGTATGACGTCAGGCATGTATTAAGAAAAGCCGGTCTTCGTTCCACGTACTCTGGTTATAACTATCTTGCTTCAGCAGTCGCCCTCGTTCTCAAAGATCAGGAATTTTACCTGAAGAACGTAACCTCTAATCTTTACCGCGTTGTCGGTGAGCAGTATGGCGTTTCCAACATGTGTGTTGAAGCCGCCATCCGTACAATGATCAACAGTTATTGGAATCAGAATTCCAATAAAATTTTAAGCCCGCTGCTTGGTTATCCTGTATTTGACAAACCGACCGCATCCGAATTTATTTCGATGCTGGCTGATTATATCCAGGATCATTCCTCTCGTTAA